The Ascaphus truei isolate aAscTru1 chromosome 3, aAscTru1.hap1, whole genome shotgun sequence genome includes a region encoding these proteins:
- the LOC142490918 gene encoding histone H2A-like: MSGRGKKIQKPAAGKSSKSSKAGLAFPVGRIHRLLKKGNYAERIGSGSAIYLAAALEYMCAEVLELSGNAARDNKKARILPRHIQLAVRNDEELNKLFAGVTIAEGGVLPNIQAQLLQKKTSKGSSQEPKVAESQEF, encoded by the coding sequence ATGTCTGGTCGTGGCAAAAAGATTCAGAAACCTGCCGCTGGCAAGTCCTCAAAATCCTCCAAGGCAGGCCTAGCATTCCCAGTTGGTCGTATCCACAGACTGCTGAAGAAGGGTAACTATGCAGAGAGGATTGGCTCCGGATCTGCGATCTACCTGGCAGCTGCTCTGGAATACATGTGTGCCGAGGTCTTAGAGTTGTCAGGAAATGCTGCTAGAGACAACAAGAAAGCCCGGATCTTACCCAGACACATCCAGCTGGCAGTCAGGAATGATGAAGAGCTGAATAAGCTGTTTGCGGGGGTCACCATTGCTGAGGGAGGAGTTTTACCCAACATTCAGGCTCAACTTCTACAAAAGAAGACCTCTAAAGGGTCCTCACAAGAACCTAAAGTTGCTGAATCCCAAGAGTTTTAA